One Candidatus Zixiibacteriota bacterium genomic window, ACTTTTACATCATGGCGTTTGCTCATACTGCCTCAATTCATTTGAGTGCCGCCGTTTACCGGCAGGTAAGTACCGGTGACGAAATTCGCCCATTCGCTGCAATAGAACAAAACCACCCCGGCGATATCCTCCGTTTCGCCGACGCGCCGCAGGGGAGTATGCTGGGCGACAGCCTGTTCCATCTGCGGCATACGGGCGGCGGTGGCATCGGTCCGGGTCAGGCCCGGGGCGACTACGTTGACCCGGATCCCCAACGGACCCAGCTCCAGAGCCAGTGATTTGGAGAATGCATCCAAAGCCGACTTGGCGCTGGAATGCGCAATGAAGCCCGGTCCCGGATGCCGAGAAAGGCCACTGCTGATGATAACGATACAGCCCTGCTTACGTTGGGCCATACTTGCTGCCGCGACTTGACAACAATGGAACGCAGCACTCATTTCGTGCACCAGTTTGTGTTCGAATCCGTCCCAGGGGAACTCGAGAAACGGCTGTACCGGGAAACTCATGTTGGCGTTGTTGACGAGAATATCTACCGGGCCGAGTTCCTTCTCGGTCTGCTTTACCAGCGCCTCGACCTGCTCGCGCACCGATGTATCCGCCTGGATTAAAATACCCGTGCCGCCGGCTTTTTCGATTTCCGTCAGCACCTGTTTACCGGCCGCTTCGTTCTGCTTGTAGTTCACCGCTACTTTGGCGCCCTCCTGCGCCAGCAACTTGGCCGTGGCCGCACCGATCCCTCGGCTTGACCCGGTCACGATCGCTGTTTTGCCCTGTAATATCATGACACGATCTCCTTCTTGATAGGGACTTCTTCTTCTACACCCATAGCCGCTCCCCGCACGACTGTAAAGAAAAAACGGATTTATGATATCTCTGCCGGAGAACCGCATGGCGTCGGTTGAAACCGGGACTTATATTTCACGTATCGAAAACAGACGCCCACAAGACAGGTGACGCATAAAATGGTTCTCTAATACAAGTCCTCCGATCAAACCATCCCGTCGAACTTCGGCGGGAGTAATCCCGTAACTTATCCGCCTGTCTCGTTCCCGGGGAACTAGCGGGCAAAGGACGTATCATGAAACCGACTATGCGCAGATATCTTTACGATGATGACTATTGGCGAATCCGCCGCTTTTTGAGAGAAACCCTGATCCTTAACGACCGCCGCCAGATCAACTGGGATGTCGCGCGTTTCGATTACTGGCGCTGGCACGGTATTCTTAACATGGGTGACGGCACCCTCGAGGACGATGTCTTCATCTGGGAAACCGATCGGGGTGAAATCGCGGCTGTGCTTAACCGCGAAGCTCCCGGCTCGGTGTTTCTGCAGCTTCATCCCGACCACTGTTCCGATGATCTACGCGTCGAGATGATCCGTATCGCCGAGGCACACCTGACCGCGCCCAACGATGCCGGTCGCCGTGAGTTGCACATTTGGGCGGGGGAGGAAGACCATGGTCTTCAACAACTCTTACAGGAGGCAGGCTTCAGGCGCGATGAACGGCGTTTCCCCGAGTCACAACGGATCTGTCGTTTGGACGGAGAGTTGATTCGCCGCGAACTTGCTCCCGGATACCGGGTGCGGCCGCTCGGCGACGTCGAGGAACATCGCGAACGCTGTCTTCTTTCCTGGCGAGTATTTCATCCCAACAACCCCGAACCGCCCGGCGACCTCGACTGGTACCACAACATTCAGCGCGGACCGTTGTACCGTCGCGATCTGGACCTTGTTGCGGTTGCACCCGACGGCCACCTGGCAGCGTTTGCCACGATCTGGTTCGACGATGTTACCCGCACCGGTCTTTTCGAACCGGTTGGGACTGACCAGGCGCATCAGCGCAAGGGCCTCGGTGCGGCCGTGTTGTCCGAGGGTCTCCGTCGCTTGAAGGAGCTCGGTGCAGACATGGCCTACGTCGGTTCATACACCGAACCGGCCCATGCCCTCTATGCATCAGTTGGATTTGAGGCGTATCGACGGCTCGAACCCTGGACCAGGCTCGTCTGATTGACTGCTTCATAACCTGCCGGGGCAAGCGATTGTCCCGGCAGCGGTGTCCAGCCCGTTCACGTTGTTCCGACCTCCCAGATTACATCACCATTTCTGTCGATAAGATTAATCTTCTCGGAAAAACGGGCAAATGAGACTATATTAGTTGGGAACCTGTCCTAAGTCCGAATCTTATGAACTAAACCGAGCTTGAGGGATCTTCGCCATGCCGTTGTTGAAAAATAAGGCAACTATCTATATCAAGGGTGCCGCAATGAAACAGTATTTGACTCGCACTGCTCTGCTGATCGTCAGTCTTTTCCTGATAATCGGATCGGCCCAAGCGGCCGTGCCGCAGCTTATAACCTACCAGGGTCGTTTGACCGGAACCGACGGCCAGCCGGTGGCCGATGCCACCTACTCAGTCGACTTCGCGATCTTCTCGACCGCTACCATTGGATTTACCTC contains:
- a CDS encoding SDR family oxidoreductase is translated as MILQGKTAIVTGSSRGIGAATAKLLAQEGAKVAVNYKQNEAAGKQVLTEIEKAGGTGILIQADTSVREQVEALVKQTEKELGPVDILVNNANMSFPVQPFLEFPWDGFEHKLVHEMSAAFHCCQVAAASMAQRKQGCIVIISSGLSRHPGPGFIAHSSAKSALDAFSKSLALELGPLGIRVNVVAPGLTRTDATAARMPQMEQAVAQHTPLRRVGETEDIAGVVLFYCSEWANFVTGTYLPVNGGTQMN
- a CDS encoding GNAT family N-acetyltransferase, yielding MKPTMRRYLYDDDYWRIRRFLRETLILNDRRQINWDVARFDYWRWHGILNMGDGTLEDDVFIWETDRGEIAAVLNREAPGSVFLQLHPDHCSDDLRVEMIRIAEAHLTAPNDAGRRELHIWAGEEDHGLQQLLQEAGFRRDERRFPESQRICRLDGELIRRELAPGYRVRPLGDVEEHRERCLLSWRVFHPNNPEPPGDLDWYHNIQRGPLYRRDLDLVAVAPDGHLAAFATIWFDDVTRTGLFEPVGTDQAHQRKGLGAAVLSEGLRRLKELGADMAYVGSYTEPAHALYASVGFEAYRRLEPWTRLV